One Neomonachus schauinslandi chromosome 9, ASM220157v2, whole genome shotgun sequence DNA segment encodes these proteins:
- the GABPB1 gene encoding GA-binding protein subunit beta-1 isoform X2: MSLVDLGKKLLEAARAGQDDEVRILMANGAPFTTDWLGTSPLHLAAQYGHYSTTEVLLRAGVSRDARTKVDRTPLHMAASEGHASIVEVLLKHGADVNAKDMLKMTALHWATEHNHQEVVELLIKYGADVHTQSKFCKTAFDISIDNGNEDLAEILQIAMQNQINTNPESPDTVTIHAATPQFIIGPGGVVNLTDETGVSAVQFGNSSTSVLATLAALAEASAPLSNSAETPVVATEEVVTAESVDGAIQQVVSSGGQQVITIVTDGIQLGNLHSIPTSGIGQPIIVTMPDGQQVLTVPATDIAEETVISEEPPAKRQCIEIIENRVESAEIEEREALQKQLDEANREAQKYRQQLLKKEQEAEAYRQKLEAMTRLQTNKEAV; this comes from the exons ATGTCCCTGGTAGATTTGGGAAAGAAGCTTTTGGAAGCAGCACGAGCAGGTCAAGATGATGAAGTTCGTATTTTGATGGCAAATGGAGCTCCTTTTACTACAGACTGG CTGGGAACCTCTCCACTTCATCTGGCAGCACAATATGGGCATTATTCTACCACAGAAGTACTCCTCCGAGCTGGTGTAAGTAGGGATGCAAGAACCAAAGTGGACCGAACGCCATTACATATGGCAGCTTCTGAGGGCCATGCCAGCATAGTAGAGGTTTTGCTTAAG caTGGTGCTGATGTTAATGCAAAGGACATGTTGAAGATGACAGCTCTACATTGGGCCACAGAACACAATCATCAAGAAGTGGTGGAACTTTTAATCAAATATGGTGCTGATGTACACACGCAAAGTAAATTTTGTAAAACTGCATTTGATATTTCAATAGACAATGGGAATGAAGATTTGGCAGAGATACTACAG ATTGCTATGCAGAACCAAATCAACACAAACCCGGAGAGTCCGGACACAGTGACGATACATGCCGCCACACCACAGTTTATCATCGGACCTGGAGGGGTGGTGAACCTAACAG ATGAAACCGGGGTATCTGCTGTTCAGTTTGGAAACTCGTCTACGTCAGTATTAGCTACGTTAGCTGCCCTAGCTGAAGCATCTGCTCCGCTCTCCAACTCTGCAGAAACGCCAG tagTGGCTACAGAGGAAGTAGTTACTGCAGAATCTGTGGATGGTGCCATTCAGCAAGTAGTTAGTTCAGGGGGTCAGCAAGTCATCACAATAGTCACAGATGGAATTCAGCTTGGAAATTTGCACTCCATTCCGACCAGTGGAATAGGTCAGCCCATCATTGTGACCATGCCAGATGGACAACAAG tattaaCAGTACCAGCAACTGACATTGCTGAAGAAACTGTTATAAGCGAAGAACCACCAGCCAAGAGACAATGTATCGAAATAATTGAAAACCGGGTGGAATCTGCAGAAATAGAA gaGAGAGAAGCTCTTCAGAAACAGCTGGATGAAGCAAATCGAGAAGCACAAAAATATCGACAGCAGCTtctaaagaaagaacaggaagcagAGGCCTACAGACAAAAATTAGAAGCTATGACTCGTCTTCAGACTAATAAAGAAGCTGTTTAA
- the GABPB1 gene encoding GA-binding protein subunit beta-1 isoform X1: protein MSLVDLGKKLLEAARAGQDDEVRILMANGAPFTTDWLGTSPLHLAAQYGHYSTTEVLLRAGVSRDARTKVDRTPLHMAASEGHASIVEVLLKHGADVNAKDMLKMTALHWATEHNHQEVVELLIKYGADVHTQSKFCKTAFDISIDNGNEDLAEILQIAMQNQINTNPESPDTVTIHAATPQFIIGPGGVVNLTGLVSSENSSKATDETGVSAVQFGNSSTSVLATLAALAEASAPLSNSAETPVVATEEVVTAESVDGAIQQVVSSGGQQVITIVTDGIQLGNLHSIPTSGIGQPIIVTMPDGQQVLTVPATDIAEETVISEEPPAKRQCIEIIENRVESAEIEEREALQKQLDEANREAQKYRQQLLKKEQEAEAYRQKLEAMTRLQTNKEAV, encoded by the exons ATGTCCCTGGTAGATTTGGGAAAGAAGCTTTTGGAAGCAGCACGAGCAGGTCAAGATGATGAAGTTCGTATTTTGATGGCAAATGGAGCTCCTTTTACTACAGACTGG CTGGGAACCTCTCCACTTCATCTGGCAGCACAATATGGGCATTATTCTACCACAGAAGTACTCCTCCGAGCTGGTGTAAGTAGGGATGCAAGAACCAAAGTGGACCGAACGCCATTACATATGGCAGCTTCTGAGGGCCATGCCAGCATAGTAGAGGTTTTGCTTAAG caTGGTGCTGATGTTAATGCAAAGGACATGTTGAAGATGACAGCTCTACATTGGGCCACAGAACACAATCATCAAGAAGTGGTGGAACTTTTAATCAAATATGGTGCTGATGTACACACGCAAAGTAAATTTTGTAAAACTGCATTTGATATTTCAATAGACAATGGGAATGAAGATTTGGCAGAGATACTACAG ATTGCTATGCAGAACCAAATCAACACAAACCCGGAGAGTCCGGACACAGTGACGATACATGCCGCCACACCACAGTTTATCATCGGACCTGGAGGGGTGGTGAACCTAACAGGTCTGGTATCTTCAGAAAATTCATCCAAGGCAACAG ATGAAACCGGGGTATCTGCTGTTCAGTTTGGAAACTCGTCTACGTCAGTATTAGCTACGTTAGCTGCCCTAGCTGAAGCATCTGCTCCGCTCTCCAACTCTGCAGAAACGCCAG tagTGGCTACAGAGGAAGTAGTTACTGCAGAATCTGTGGATGGTGCCATTCAGCAAGTAGTTAGTTCAGGGGGTCAGCAAGTCATCACAATAGTCACAGATGGAATTCAGCTTGGAAATTTGCACTCCATTCCGACCAGTGGAATAGGTCAGCCCATCATTGTGACCATGCCAGATGGACAACAAG tattaaCAGTACCAGCAACTGACATTGCTGAAGAAACTGTTATAAGCGAAGAACCACCAGCCAAGAGACAATGTATCGAAATAATTGAAAACCGGGTGGAATCTGCAGAAATAGAA gaGAGAGAAGCTCTTCAGAAACAGCTGGATGAAGCAAATCGAGAAGCACAAAAATATCGACAGCAGCTtctaaagaaagaacaggaagcagAGGCCTACAGACAAAAATTAGAAGCTATGACTCGTCTTCAGACTAATAAAGAAGCTGTTTAA